TCATCGGCAAAACGGACATGCAGGGAGGCTCGATCGGCCTCGCTATAAACGGCGACCGTTTTTATGCCCAGTTCGCGGCAGGCGCGTATCACTCGAAGGGCTATTTCGCCCCGGTTGGCTATTAATATCTTATTGAACAAGAATAATCCTTTTCATAATAAATCACATTATACAACACACTAAAACTTCTGAACGTCACTCTCCTCTTCGGCGCCGGCAGACTGCCAGCGTTCCGAGGCTCCCGTGATGCCCTTGACGCGCAGGTCGAAGTCATCCGGATTAGTGCACTGGTTCATGGCTTCTTCAAATGATATCATGCCGGATTTATACAAATTCATAATCGATTGATCGAAAGTAATCATCCCGTACTGCCCACCCTGTTCGACCAAATCATGTATTCCAGCCGTTTTCTCGGGATTAATGATATAATCTTTGACAGCCCCCGTGGAAATCAGTACTTCCAGTGCGGGAACGCGTCCGGCCATATCACATCGGGCCAACAACCTCTGGCAGACGATCGCTTTCAGGGTTCCCCCAAGAAGAAGCCGGATCTGCTGATGCTGGTGCGGCGGGAAGAAAGAGATAATGCGGGAGATAGTTTCCACGGCATTCAGAGTATGCAAAGTGCTCAGGACCAAATGCCCGGTGTCGGCGGCTGTAAGCGCAATCGACATCGTATCGAGATCGCGTATCTCGCCCAGAAGAATGACATCAGGATCCTGACGAAAGGCATGGCGCAAAGCGTTGGAGAAACTCTCCGTATCGGCTCCCACCTCTCTTTGACTGATAATGGATTTCTTATCCCGATAGATATATTCGATGGGGTCTTCGATGGTCAGAATGTTATCATCACGGTTAGAGTTCATATATTCAATCATGGCCGCCAGAGTTGTGGATTTTCCCGAACCGGTGGTCCCGGTAATGATGATCAGACCGCGCCTCTCCAAAGAAAGCTTGCGGATCGTATCCGGCAAATTGAGTTCCTCAAAGGTAGGCACATTGGTATTGACGGCACGGATGGCGATACCGGTTGTCCCGCGCTGACGAAAGAGATTGATACGAAAACGACCCAGCTTGGCCACCGATAAGGCCAAATCCATTTCATTTTTCTTGCGGAAACGATCCAACTGCTGTTCGTTGAGCACCTGGCCGACAACATTTTCCATTTCATCGTATGAGGACGGATACCGACCCGGATGTGAAGATCGGACGCATTCCGGTTCAGCATGTCAACCAGCATTTGCTTGAGGTTCATAATCCTGCCTCCTTATGATGCAAAAAATAAATAATCAACCTACCGGGTCGATCAGGAAGAGGACTTGTCCGAATTCCACCGGCTGAGCATTTTCGATCAGAATCTTGGTCACGGTTCCGGCAACTTCAGACTCAATCTCATTCATCAGCTTCATGGCTTCCACAATGCAGACCACTTGACCGACCGAGATTTTCTGATTAAGCTTCACATAGGGAGGGGCATCCGGCGCCGGGGAGGCATAGAATGTCCCGACCATAGGCGACTTAATCTCTACATATTTCTTTTCGGCATCAGGAGGCTTGGATTCCACTGCCGGTAAGGGCGCAGGCGCCGGAACCTGCTGGGCAGGCGCAGGCGGGGCATACGTCTGTAAAACGGCGGATTGATCCGAGTGGCCGTTGCGGCTCCCCAGCCGGCGAGTGATCCGAACTGTCCTTCCCCACCCGGTAACTTCAAGCTGGTCGATATCAGACTCTTCAACCAGTCGTATTAATCTCTTAATTGTTTTCTCACGCATAGCAAACCTCGTCGGGCTTATAACCCCGAAAAGATAACACTTTAAATTATACTTCCAACAACTTTTTTGTGGTCTTGTTGAGGACTATACAACCGGTTGTGGTTACCAGAACGTCATCCTCAATCCGAACGCCACCCCAGCCGGGTAGATAAATACCCGGTTCGATCGTAACAACCATCCCCTTTTTCAATGTTTCCTTGCTTTTTGATCCCATATTGGGCTTAGAATGGACATAAATCCCAATTCCATGCCCAATCCCATGACCGAAATATTTATTATACCCGGCTCTATCAATAATATCCCGGGCGGCCTTATCGACAACTTTTCCCTCAACTCCGGCTCGAACCTTCTTCACCGCTGCGGCTTGAGCCCTGGAAACGAGGCCATATATCTTTTTCTGGCGTGAAGTGGCTTTGCCGACAACCACGGTTCGGGTCATATCGGCCACATACCCCCGGTAAGACGCGCCAAAGTCGAAAGTAACGAAATCGCCCCTCGCAATTTTCTTACCCGAGGCCACTCCGTGAGGCAGTGCCGAGCGATATCCCGAGGCCACGATAGTTTCAAAGGCCGGCTTGTCCGAACCAAAAGTCATCATTTGGTATTCCAGCTCCGCACATACCTCGTTCTCTCGCAGGCCTGGCCGCAGATATCCCAGAATCCGTTCAAAAGCGGTGTCGGTTATCTCAATTGCTTTTCGGATCAGGGCAATTTCGGTCTTGTCCTTGACGACGGAAAATTGTTCGACCGCCTCAGTAGTCGGTATCAGCAGAACCCCCTTCAAACCATCCTGAATCCTCTTCAAGTCATGGCAGATCAAATGATCAGCCTCATAGCCATAGCGAAGATTTTTGCCATGGAATTCTGTCAAATCCTTTAGGGCGGAAATGCAATCGCCCTTGGAGATAGTGACTTTCGCCCCTTTAACCTGCTGGGCGGATTGATCTTTGTAGCGGAAGTCAGTTATGAAATAAGCCCGATGAGGCTTGATTATCATCAGACCCGCGGAGCCGCTGAAACCGCACAAGTAGCGGATATTAATCACTCGGTTGACAATGAAACCGTCAAGATTTTCCTTTTTCAAGTAAGCCTGTAATTTTGCTATTCTTTCTTTATGCATCCTGTTTTTCCTTATGCTTGAGAAGCTCCTGCGATTTATCCAGCTTCTCTCTCAAACGTGGATTTTCGGTTCTCATGGTCAGATCACGGAATACTTCCATTGCCAGACGCGGATGTCCCTGAGCCAGCAATAGATCCCCCAATGTCTCCGTTATAAACGGAATTTGACGCAAATGTTCCCGGATAGTTTCAGATTTCTCGGGCTCTTTTCTCAGGAGGAGAACACGAGTCGCTTCGACCCTGCCATCCTCAATAAATGAGCACAGCCCCTTTGTATGGGGATCTATCTTCCATACCCGCTCATAGTAGGAGAAGGCCGTCGGCTCATCGGCGGCGCGGAATTTTAAGTCCCCGAGATACTTCAGGGCAACCAGATTGGAGAAGTCAACCTGCAAAATCCGATAGAATTGCTCTTCGGCCTGTTCATATTGCCCCGAATGATAAAAAGCCCTGGCAAGGATAATTCTCCCCGAAAGAAGGTTGGGATTCTCTTTCAGCCTTAATTGACACAACTCTACAACACGCGAATATTTCTTCTGTTCCAGGTATTCTCTGGCAACAGCCGGCCAATATCCCTTGGAGGCCAGTTCGAGAACGAGATTATTGCTCATAAGTCCATCAAAATCTTCCACATCTTTGAACAAGAATATATCGCTGGAGCCGTTAAGTCAAGTAAGCGGCTGATGCGGAACCTGAAGTCAATGCCGCGAGACCAAACATTCGCAACTCTAGGAGTAAATTTAGAGCCAATCAAACCAGTCCCAGAACTCGGTTCGAATGGTCCGAAGGAATTTTCGGTAAATATGGTAACTTATCGGCCGCTGACCACAATAGACATTGGCCACACCGGTCATTCCCGGCTTGAGCGTGTGACCCTGATTGGGAATGCGGCAGGAAACCTGCACTATCCGGTTGCCCTTGGCATCGATTTCCACTTTGCTGTTGATACGAGATATCTCGCCATAAAAATTAAGCGCGGGGAAACTGCGGACTTTGAATTTCACCTTTTGCCCCACGGTGATGTCGGCCAGTTCTTTTTCGGAGAGGGTGATGCGTGCTTCCATGGTATCCAGATTGGCGATCTCGCAAACTGTCTCGCCGGTATCGACCCTGATGATGATACCATTGATGCTGGTCTTTATCTCCGAAGATTGCTGTCTCTGCGAATGAAACTCCATCTGGCTTTTGAGGCGAACAATTTCAGCCTCCTTAGCTTTTATCTCTTCCGGACGGGAGCCGGCTTTGAGCATCCAGAGCTTGCTTCGGGCTGCCTTATGGCGGGCATCCCAGATCATCGAATCGGCCTGAGCGTCCTCCCAGGCCTGTTTTGATATGAGGTTTTTATCCAGCATTTCATTCATCCGCTGAAGGTTCTGAGTGGAAAGTCTCAATTGCGCTTCCATTTCATTGAAATTATTGCGCGCTTGCTCAATTTCCTGCGGGCGCGGCCCCTGTTTTAGAAGGGACAATTGCTCTTCAGCTTCTTTAAAAAGGGCGGAATATTCATTCACCAATTGCGCGGTCTGGGTGTTGACCAGGCGGGCTACAACCTGACCGGCTATCACCGTATCTCCACTCGTCACAAGAGGCAAGAGACGAGTGGTGGCGTAATCTCCGGTAAAGGAACTGATTTCTCTCTGCTGACCGGCGAAGCGATTATCGACATCATAATGAATCAACTCGGCATAGCCGGCGCTATTGTATTTAAGAAGCAAAGACTGCAAAGGGTTCAGAACCAGCTCCCCTTTTACCCGCAGTTGCCATCGACCCAGAAAAATGAACAGGATTATAATAACCAGAAACGCCAGGATTCCGATCCTCACCGGCCATCTTCTGAAGATTCCAGATTTTGCTCTTACCAGTTCGCCGGTACCTTTTGCTGCATCCATAATAATATTCCTGAACAGAAAAACCAAAATGGCGGCGAATATCAAAAAGCCGGTGCCGCCCAGCCGGGACACCAGAAACTTCCCCACCAGCAGGAAGAAGTATCCCAATACAAAGACAATGTATATAAATGATAAAAGGCCATAATAAAAATAGATTCTGCGTTCCCGGTAGGAAAAATTTTCCGAGTCGGCGTGGGAACCCAGGAATAAGCGCCTGAATTTATCCCGCCAATATTTCCCCGCCTTCTTGCGCAAATTGGGGATTTCGAGATAATCGCTGAGGAGATAATACCCGTCGTACCGCAAGAGGGGGTTGAAATTGAAAAGGGAGGCAATCCCGGCAAAGGAAAGCGCGGCCAGGGAGATTTGGTTTATCAGAGTATCCGAGGCCGT
This window of the Candidatus Zixiibacteriota bacterium genome carries:
- a CDS encoding PilT/PilU family type 4a pilus ATPase, with amino-acid sequence MENVVGQVLNEQQLDRFRKKNEMDLALSVAKLGRFRINLFRQRGTTGIAIRAVNTNVPTFEELNLPDTIRKLSLERRGLIIITGTTGSGKSTTLAAMIEYMNSNRDDNILTIEDPIEYIYRDKKSIISQREVGADTESFSNALRHAFRQDPDVILLGEIRDLDTMSIALTAADTGHLVLSTLHTLNAVETISRIISFFPPHQHQQIRLLLGGTLKAIVCQRLLARCDMAGRVPALEVLISTGAVKDYIINPEKTAGIHDLVEQGGQYGMITFDQSIMNLYKSGMISFEEAMNQCTNPDDFDLRVKGITGASERWQSAGAEEESDVQKF
- the accB gene encoding acetyl-CoA carboxylase biotin carboxyl carrier protein, which codes for MREKTIKRLIRLVEESDIDQLEVTGWGRTVRITRRLGSRNGHSDQSAVLQTYAPPAPAQQVPAPAPLPAVESKPPDAEKKYVEIKSPMVGTFYASPAPDAPPYVKLNQKISVGQVVCIVEAMKLMNEIESEVAGTVTKILIENAQPVEFGQVLFLIDPVG
- a CDS encoding Xaa-Pro peptidase family protein, with the translated sequence MHKERIAKLQAYLKKENLDGFIVNRVINIRYLCGFSGSAGLMIIKPHRAYFITDFRYKDQSAQQVKGAKVTISKGDCISALKDLTEFHGKNLRYGYEADHLICHDLKRIQDGLKGVLLIPTTEAVEQFSVVKDKTEIALIRKAIEITDTAFERILGYLRPGLRENEVCAELEYQMMTFGSDKPAFETIVASGYRSALPHGVASGKKIARGDFVTFDFGASYRGYVADMTRTVVVGKATSRQKKIYGLVSRAQAAAVKKVRAGVEGKVVDKAARDIIDRAGYNKYFGHGIGHGIGIYVHSKPNMGSKSKETLKKGMVVTIEPGIYLPGWGGVRIEDDVLVTTTGCIVLNKTTKKLLEV
- a CDS encoding efflux RND transporter periplasmic adaptor subunit, with the protein product MDTTPKIRDDLITKENVIGDGSKYYVIKDPITNAFFKVGEPEYFIISNFDGIKTIPEIAAIFKSKFQVELDDETVNAFIGELQRLCFLDNELTRKELLRQQHLASRDRNQTLFRRLLFIKLKAINPGRLFTRLSRPVHFFFTRQFVWIAIILMFFSLLITLYNTRELAEDFAGLFNFGGIVVFYITMFSIVVLHEFAHGLTCTYYGGEVRDIGFLLLYFQPAFYCNVSDAWLFTEKAKKLWVSFSGGFFQLFIWALAVIAWRVTASDTLINQISLAALSFAGIASLFNFNPLLRYDGYYLLSDYLEIPNLRKKAGKYWRDKFRRLFLGSHADSENFSYRERRIYFYYGLLSFIYIVFVLGYFFLLVGKFLVSRLGGTGFLIFAAILVFLFRNIIMDAAKGTGELVRAKSGIFRRWPVRIGILAFLVIIILFIFLGRWQLRVKGELVLNPLQSLLLKYNSAGYAELIHYDVDNRFAGQQREISSFTGDYATTRLLPLVTSGDTVIAGQVVARLVNTQTAQLVNEYSALFKEAEEQLSLLKQGPRPQEIEQARNNFNEMEAQLRLSTQNLQRMNEMLDKNLISKQAWEDAQADSMIWDARHKAARSKLWMLKAGSRPEEIKAKEAEIVRLKSQMEFHSQRQQSSEIKTSINGIIIRVDTGETVCEIANLDTMEARITLSEKELADITVGQKVKFKVRSFPALNFYGEISRINSKVEIDAKGNRIVQVSCRIPNQGHTLKPGMTGVANVYCGQRPISYHIYRKFLRTIRTEFWDWFDWL